In a single window of the Tellurirhabdus bombi genome:
- a CDS encoding gliding motility protein GldN: MKQVGQAAIAAVMLTAMGGVVQAQEKATNGVNPLSVREINESDIMMKKTLWRRIDLKEKQNRAMFSKNNEITRYILDAVKAGVLVPYENDSVKTAMTVDKFRQKLIMPNTGGGLSAEEIAAGFTPEGTAKADDGWGTPTKKPTAATAKPADDGWGTPALKKQPVDDGWGTPAPKKNTKKGAVAKNAKGKKPAAAPVQPAVDSSAMAKAPVITGDEYFANEFSILEVKEDWVFDRKRSRLYYDIQSIGIVLPADKNPAGLEIPVAYFRYKDLDQLFRSDPKKYIWYNSQNQAQHKNLADAFDLRLPYGRITKYSNAEDKDLITQFGDREGLLKSYQTEYDLMEQEHGFWEY, from the coding sequence ATGAAACAAGTAGGACAAGCGGCAATAGCAGCTGTAATGCTGACTGCAATGGGAGGAGTCGTGCAGGCTCAGGAGAAAGCGACGAATGGGGTGAATCCGCTGTCGGTTCGTGAAATAAACGAAAGCGACATCATGATGAAAAAGACGTTGTGGCGCCGAATTGATCTGAAAGAAAAACAAAACCGGGCTATGTTCTCAAAAAACAATGAGATCACTCGGTATATTCTTGATGCTGTTAAGGCGGGCGTTCTGGTCCCATACGAAAATGACTCTGTAAAAACTGCAATGACTGTCGATAAATTTCGGCAGAAATTGATCATGCCGAATACGGGTGGTGGGCTTTCAGCGGAAGAAATTGCGGCTGGATTTACACCGGAAGGAACGGCAAAGGCAGATGACGGCTGGGGAACACCAACTAAAAAACCGACAGCAGCAACGGCTAAGCCGGCAGATGACGGTTGGGGAACACCTGCGCTTAAAAAGCAGCCAGTTGACGATGGTTGGGGAACACCAGCACCAAAAAAGAACACGAAAAAAGGCGCAGTAGCTAAAAATGCGAAAGGCAAAAAACCGGCTGCAGCGCCAGTACAGCCAGCAGTAGATAGTTCGGCTATGGCAAAAGCGCCAGTTATTACGGGTGATGAATATTTTGCCAATGAATTCAGCATTCTGGAAGTAAAAGAGGATTGGGTTTTTGATCGTAAACGCTCGCGCCTGTACTACGATATTCAATCAATTGGTATCGTTTTGCCAGCTGATAAAAATCCAGCCGGATTGGAAATTCCAGTTGCTTACTTCAGATACAAGGATCTGGATCAACTGTTCCGTAGCGATCCAAAGAAATACATCTGGTATAACTCACAGAACCAGGCTCAGCATAAAAACTTAGCCGACGCGTTCGACCTGCGTTTGCCCTATGGCCGAATCACGAAGTATTCCAATGCAGAAGACAAAGATTTGATCACCCAGTTTGGTGACAGAGAAGGTCTGTTGAAGTCTTATCAAACTGAGTATGATTTGATGGAACAGGAACACGGTTTTTGGGAATATTAA
- the porM gene encoding type IX secretion system motor protein PorM/GldM has protein sequence MAGAKETPRQKMIGMMYLVLTAMLALQVSSALLEKFILLNSSLESSTGEANRINQSTIESIRSTVEKSGNRAADLAVVKQADEVRQLTTAVFNQIEAIKQQIITEAGGGLDEQGNIKTPNEETKVGAIMIGTGKKGKAYELKQQLDQYIQKLQQYNPGVKIGSLALDANDDPVASRSKDQRNKDFAELTFEQTPVPAALASLSLRQADVRRLEGQTLDYLATKVGAQDVKFDKIMAMLSMESKVVVAGTKFKGQMFLAASSSGITPRMSLSGAPVRIQDGRGLIEFTAQGGAYDKNGLARRVLTGSITYTTPAGENKTVTMNQEYFVAKPSYEIESGSMPPLYLNCANKLSVQSPQLGALWNPSFSADGASVITSGEKGKITVVPTYKQVTLKVSNGGSLLGTNPFRVNTVPRPTLEYFVGGSRIGGDPRGVSASSARSIRVNAVPDESFKNYSPDDANFRVTGIKVSLARGTRRVMAPIQLGSGGGSIAALAAEAQPGDKLVIEIDGVQRRNFKGDIIDVPMGSTLQNVSLY, from the coding sequence ATGGCAGGCGCAAAAGAGACACCCCGTCAGAAAATGATCGGGATGATGTATCTGGTATTGACCGCAATGCTAGCCCTTCAGGTTAGCTCGGCCCTACTGGAAAAATTCATTCTGCTCAACAGTAGTTTGGAAAGTTCGACTGGGGAAGCCAACAGAATTAACCAATCTACAATAGAATCCATTCGCTCAACCGTGGAAAAATCGGGTAACCGGGCAGCGGATTTAGCAGTTGTTAAACAGGCTGATGAAGTTCGGCAGTTGACAACAGCGGTTTTTAATCAAATTGAAGCAATCAAACAGCAAATAATTACCGAAGCAGGTGGCGGCCTTGACGAACAGGGTAACATCAAGACACCTAATGAGGAAACCAAGGTTGGTGCCATTATGATCGGTACCGGCAAAAAAGGAAAAGCGTACGAACTGAAGCAGCAGTTGGATCAATACATTCAAAAGTTGCAACAGTATAATCCGGGCGTAAAAATTGGTTCATTGGCTTTGGATGCTAATGATGATCCGGTGGCTAGTCGCTCAAAAGACCAACGTAACAAAGACTTTGCGGAACTGACTTTTGAACAAACACCTGTTCCAGCAGCCTTAGCTTCGCTGAGTTTACGGCAGGCTGATGTTCGTCGCCTGGAAGGACAAACGCTTGATTATCTGGCGACAAAAGTTGGCGCGCAGGACGTTAAGTTTGACAAAATCATGGCCATGCTGAGCATGGAGTCTAAAGTAGTTGTTGCAGGTACGAAGTTCAAAGGACAAATGTTCCTGGCAGCGTCATCCAGCGGAATTACGCCACGTATGAGCCTGAGCGGTGCACCCGTACGTATCCAGGACGGTCGTGGTCTTATTGAATTTACGGCTCAGGGTGGCGCTTATGATAAAAATGGTTTGGCCCGTCGGGTATTAACAGGCTCGATTACGTATACAACGCCAGCCGGTGAGAATAAAACGGTTACAATGAACCAGGAATATTTTGTAGCTAAACCAAGCTATGAAATTGAATCAGGTTCAATGCCACCACTTTATCTAAACTGTGCTAACAAGCTAAGTGTACAAAGTCCACAATTGGGTGCCCTGTGGAATCCTAGCTTTTCGGCAGATGGTGCTTCAGTTATTACGTCTGGCGAAAAAGGGAAAATCACAGTTGTACCAACGTATAAGCAAGTCACTCTAAAAGTTAGCAATGGCGGGTCTTTATTAGGAACAAATCCATTCCGGGTAAACACAGTACCAAGACCAACTCTGGAGTATTTTGTTGGTGGTTCACGAATTGGTGGAGACCCACGTGGCGTATCGGCATCCTCTGCTCGTAGTATTCGGGTAAATGCCGTACCGGATGAAAGTTTCAAAAACTATTCTCCAGATGATGCAAACTTCCGGGTAACTGGCATAAAAGTTTCACTGGCACGCGGAACTCGTCGGGTTATGGCACCTATTCAGCTAGGCTCTGGTGGCGGATCTATTGCTGCATTAGCTGCTGAGGCACAACCTGGTGACAAACTTGTCATTGAAATTGATGGGGTGCAACGTCGTAATTTTAAAGGTGATATCATTGATGTTCCAATGGGGAGTACATTGCAAAATGTATCTCTTTACTAA